The following nucleotide sequence is from Strigops habroptila isolate Jane chromosome Z, bStrHab1.2.pri, whole genome shotgun sequence.
GCATAGCAAAGTGTGTGGAGAGACAGTTTCAGGAATTCTTGTGTTTCCTTAGGACTGAGCAAAAGTTTGCCgaacacatgaaagaaaaaactcaaGCCAGCAGTGAGTTTGCCAAGAAGAAATCAATCCTGGAGCAGAGACAATATCTGCCCATCTTTGCTgtacagcaggagctgctctccaTCCTCAGGTATGGCTGCTAGGGAGCTGGTCAGAGAGCATCCCCAGGGCATTGGCCTACATCTCAGAAACCCAAGTGAGAAATTCTCCCAGCTACATGGCGTGTTTGGAAGCTGCACCCTCAGGAAACAAACCCTGCTGCCTTGTGTGGTTGGTGGCAGCTCTCCCGTCTCAGTGGGGTGATGCTTGGGTGGCCAGCCAGGGCTGTGAGTGCAAAAGCCCTTGATGTTGtatgaagaaatactttttccctttcttcagaGACAACAGCATCGTGATTGTGGTGGGGGAGACGGGGAGCGGGAAGACGACGCAGCTGACGCAGTACCTACATGAGGACGGCTACACCGACTACGGCATGATCGGCTGCACGCAGCCCCGCAGGGTGGCAGCCATGTCTGTCGCAAAGCGGGTCAGTGAGGAGATGGGCGTGCGGCTAGGGGAAGAGGTGAGCCTGGCAGCGGGTGCAGGGCTGCGGCCTGAGGACAGTGAGTGCCCAGGGCTGTTCGGAGACCTGCTGATATCTCTGCCCTCCCAGGTAGGCTATGCCATCCGCTTTGAGGACTGCACGTCCGAGAACACGGTGATCAAATACATGACAGATGGGATCCTTCTTCGTGAGTCACTGCGAGAGGCTGACCTGGACAACTACAGTGCTATCATCATGGATGAGGCACATGAGCGCTCGCTCAATACTGACGTGCTCTTTGGCTTGCTTCGGGAGGTGTGTGTGAGACTGGACAGGAGGACAGCAGCACCGGGGACACGAGCTGGTCGTAACACAGAGTATTGGCAGGGACAGCCGCTCTCTACCAGATctgggagagggaagcagctctgccacATCTCTGCATTTGCTACTCCAGCATCCTGGCCCATGGTTCTAACCCCTAGTTTTAACTAGGGGTTAAATCTCCCCTAGTGCCAGAAGTGCTGGCAGAAGCTTGCCAGCTAGCTGTCACTAGGTACAGAGATTTTTGATGGCTTAAGGCTTCCTGGACCAAGGTCAGTCTTATGTTACTGCACGGATCATACAGCATCCGTGTTCCCTGGCATTAACAGCCAGTGACTCTAGAGGACAGCAGAAGCTCTGTCCTGTGCTGTTGTCTCAGTAACAATGGAAGCATCCTGCAGTCATGCCCAAGGGCCCCTTCCTTActgttctttttatcttctttctagGTGGTGGCCCGACGCTCAGATCTGAAGCTTGTTGTCACCTCGGCCACCATGGACGCAGATAAGTTTGCCTCCTTCTTTGGGAACGTTCCCATTTTCCACATTCCTGGGCGCACCTTCCCTGTTGATATTCTTTTCAGCAAGGTATGGTCAATGTTGCAGAGGGAAGTTCTGTTGTGACAGAAGGGGGTTGATTCTTGGGTATACAGTACTCTGTGGTGGTCAAAGGATAGAGAAAGAGTAGCTGTACTATGTTGCAGTCTTGCACAAATGGTGGGGCAGGTGAGATACTGGTGTCTGAAATCTGGGCTGTGCCTTTCAGACCCCACAAGAGGATTATGTGGAGGCTGCAGTGAAACAAGCCCTGCAGGTCCATTTGTCTGGTGCTCCTGGAGACATCCTCGTCTTCATGCCTGGCCAGGAGGACATAGAGGTGAGCTGGAAGTGTAGGCACTATCCTACCCCcttgttattttaatgttacGTTTACACTCCTCTTATGTCTAGGTGACCTCAGAGCAAATTGTGGAGCACCttgaggagctggagaaggcGCCTGCTCTTGCTGTTCTGCCTATCTATTCTCAGCTGCCGTCGGACTTGCAGGCCAAGATTTTCCAGAAGGTGCTGATGTGTGCTCTGTGGTAGGAGTGGGGACAGGGGAAGCTAGTACAATGAAGACTACTGAGGTAGTGAGAGGTGCAGGCATGCTTTTTGTATTGCATGTGGAGGGTGAGAGAAAGGATGTGCCTCCCCTCAACTTTTCAAGTGTCACCCCTGTCCTTCTGGGCTCTGGATTGCCGCTCTGCATGCTCCCTCAGCAGCGCAGAGGCCCTTGCCCAGGGATGTGACTGACGTGCAGTATGCTTGCAGGCTCCAGATGGGGTCAGGAAGTGCATTGTTGCCACTAACATTGCAGAGACTTCACTGACAGTGGACGGCATCATGTTTGTGATTGACTCTGGCTACTGCAAGTTGAAGGTAAGCCATGATTTCCTGTACTTTTTATGTCTGTCATATCTGGGCTTGGGTTGAGGGAGTTCTGTGGTAGTGACCCAgccttcttctttcttcagtcTGTTCTGCTTATGTCCTGCAGGTTTTCAACCCCCGTATAGGCATGGATGCACTGCAGATCTACCCCATCAGTCAAGCCAATGCCAACCAGAGGGCAGGCCGAGCTGGCCGAACAGGCCCAGGCCACTGCTTCAGGTAGGCACGTCAATGGTGTTCCTGTCCTATCTGCAGCTTGGCATCAGGTTATAGATACTTTTTTCTCACTGGAGCTGTTTGTTATCTTGAACTTCTGGGGGGATGAGAGCAGTAGGCAGGCGTTGAGCCCTTTTCTTTTGGACCCAGTGCCTCTGCAGAGGAAGGCCATGCTCCAGTTTCTTCCCTTGCCCATCTTCACTTGTGGCTGTTCTGCCCTTGATTCTGTGAGGATAACAGCCAAGCCAAACAGCTTTCTGAAGGCTTTGCTTTGAGGCTGGTCTGTGCCCAGAAAATTACTGTGCTTGTGAGGGGTGtgcactgtgctgcagctcaggtACCTTTAAGCGCTGGGGAGGTCACATTTTGGCCAGGGTAGAGGTTCCTCCCTGGTGTCATGCTGGCTAGGGTGGGCAGCAGTGGGTGAGTCAGTAATGGACACAGTGGCCTGAATGAGAGGAGCATGCTCTTGACATCTGTTCACCAGGCTCTACACCCAGAGTGCCTACAAGAATGAGCTGCTGACAACCACAGTGCCTGAGATCCAGCGCACCAACCTTGCCAATGTGGTGCTTTTGCTCAAGTCCCTGGGTGTGCAGGACCTGCTGCAGTTCCACTTCATGGATCCGCCCCCTGAGGACAACATGCTGAACTCCATGTACCAGCTGTGGATCCTGGGAGCCCTGGATAACACCGGTATTTTGGCTGCTGGGGCAAGCTGTCAGCCTGTGGGACTGGGACCTGCACCGCTGCTGATCCCTATCCTGTTCCTACAGGTGGTCTGACCTCAACAGGACGTCTCATGGTGGAGTTTCCACTGGATCCTGCACTCTCCAAAATGCTCATTGTCTCCTGTGACATGGGTTGCAGCTCTGAGATCTTGCTCATTGTCTCCATGTTGTCTGTACCTGCCATCTTTTATCGGCCTAAGGTACCTGTTCGCTCCTACAGCAGTTTGGGGCCTTCCCCTGCCATTTGACTAACCTGTGTTCTTTGCTCACCCTTCAGGGCCGAGAGGAGGAAAGTGACCAAGTGCGGGAGAAATTTGCTGTTCCCGAGAGTGATCACTTGACTTATCTGAACGTTTACCTGCAGTGGAAGAACAACAGCTATTCCACACTGTGGTGCAATCAGCACTTCATCCATGCCAAGGCCATGCGGAAGGTGGGGCTGTGGCAATGAGGCTGTGGGTGGGAGCGTTACACAGGAGAGGGGTCTGACTGTCACATGCCCCTGCAGGTGCGGGAGGTGCGTGCCCAGCTCAAAGACATCATGGTGCAGCAGCGAATGAGCCTGGCATCCTGTGGTACTGACTGGGATGTTGTCAGGAAGTGCATCTGTGCTGCGTATTTCCATCAAGCTGCAAAGCTGAAGGTAAGAGGTGTTTGTGCTGGTCTGAGGCTGAGGAGCCCTGTCTGGGAGCTGGTGGGCTGACAACACTTCTCTTTGCAGGGCATTGGGGAGTATGTGAACATCCGTACGGGCATGCCCTGCCACCTGCACCCCACCAGCTCTCTGTTTGGCATGGGCTACACACCAGACTACATCGTGTATCATGAATTAGTCATGACCACCAAGGTGAGCCTGAGCTGAGGGCTAGCCAGATGGCTGATGGGTGGTCTCATGATGAGGGAGGTGGGAGGGCTTTGCCATGATACTAGGATCTGTCAGAAGGGTAGTTCTCAGCCTTTCTCATCTATACCAATTAGGCATGTCTGTGTCACCTGCAGAGTCCTGTTTGTTCCTTTCCCAATACTTTTTCCTGACCTATGTGGGACATGTTTGAACTTCTTTGTGGTCTCACCAAGTCCAGCCCATAGCAGCTTCTGGGGCTGGGAGGAATGGTCTAGGAGGGCTGTAGCCCCAGCATGAGAAGTGCCATCAACAagtgggggagggagggagctgccATGGCACTGGAAATGGTGCCCAGGCCCCAAGAGTGCCATTCTGCTACCTTGGCCTTTCCTCTGTCCCTGCAGGAATACATGCAGTGTGTCACTGCTGTGGATGGAGAgtggctggcagagctgggccCCATGTTCTACAGTATCAAGCATGCTGGCAAGTCACGCCAGGTGAGTCTCCTGTACGGGACGAGCTGGCGGACAGCAGGCCCACTGCGTGCCTGCTCTGCGGCAGTGTGTGTGCTTTGACATGGAGGGAACAGGCCTGTGGGCCTGCAGAGAGTCTGATGCTggccagctctgcctctgcctgacctcccctgccctgctccaggagAACCGCCGCCGTGCCAAGGAGGAAGTGTCTGCCATGGAGGAGGAGATGGCGCTGGCCGAGGAGCAGCTGCGTGCCCGCCGGGAGGAACAGGAGCGCCGCAACCCCCTGGGAAGTGCCAGGTAGGTGCTGGCCCTGCCTGGCCACGGGATGCCTGCTGAAGAGCAGGAGTAGTGAGCTGCATGGAGCACCCCAACTTCCCCATAGGTGCTGTGGTGCAGGGAGAGGTTACGTGTTCCACTAATCACCCATGTCCTCTTCTGGCAGATCTACTAAAATCTACACCCCTGGGCGGAAGGAGCAGGGCGAGCCCCTGACACCACGACGCACCCCAGCACGCTTTGGCCTCTAAGGCAGCAGTGCCCATTGCTTTGAGGCTTAAAGACTTCCAGGAGAAGCTGAGTCTTAGGAGTGTGCCCAGCTCCTCTGATCACTGTACTCTGTGAGGCGCTCTGCAGCTTGTGGCCCAGGAAGGATGTGGTGCTTGGCACTGATTTtgctacagaacagaaaagattttatttgtttaaaagttGTCAGTCTAatccttgctttgttttgcactgTTTCTTGTCCCTTGGGCAAGAGTGGGGTGGAGACAGCCCTGCAGAATTGTGCGGGGCTGGTAATGTGAAGTTCTTGCCCTGTAAGACACAGGACAAGGCACAGAATTACACTGACCTAGAGGGCAAAGGCAACCTGGCCCATACTACTGCAAAGGCAGTTCTCCCACAACCTGTGCTCAGCTGCCCTTCTACACAGAAGCCCACAGGCCCAATCCTGTTTCAAGCCAGACTGTGCCAGGAATTCTCACCTTCAGCTGCTCAGACTTGTGGTGTTGCTCATGTGTTCCAACCATGAGGTATGTGTCTTCCTCCTGCAGTGGGTCTTGAACATGCCtgggggaaaggcagaggagatgaGGGGATGCAATGATGCAGAGACAACCCTGATCTGCTGGCCTTTCAGGAGCTTTGCTAGTCCAGCAGTTGTCCATCTGTCGCATACacccctgccagcagcagtaaCTGCTGTTTGGGAGAGCTCAGCCCCGCTCCCATGTTCAGCGCTTACTCCTTTTCTCCTGGCAGCAGTGCAGTCTTCTTGATTTCCCACTGGATCTTGTGCCCTAGTTTCTCATTTGACTGCCTGAAAACAAGGTGTGAGCTGAGCGACTCCGTGTGAGAAGGCGGCAGCCCCCTGCCCCGCTATTCTGGTAAGACTTCTCACTCACGTTGGCTCCTTCACACACTGGCTGATGTTGACCAGCACCAGCTCCGTTTCCTTGTGCAGCCTGCCGCTGTTGGAACATGCCAGAGCACGGGCAGAGCGCAGGGTTTTCACCTGGAAAGAGCGACCCCAGTTCCATGTGTGTACCAGCCTCTGGCTGCTCTTCCCAGCCTCCAGGAGCTCGGGCTGAAGGCGGTTGGAGaacccaggctgtgctggagcagtggCCTCTGGGGCTGAACAGAGGGTTGAGATGCCGGTGCCTCAGGAGACCTGCTGTGGAGCACCACCATTACCTCAGCACTATTGCCCTGAACTACTGTTCTAACATGGTAGCTCCATGCTGAGAGGCTTCTTTTTAGCAGCCAAGTGAGGAAGGGTAGTTTAAGGAGAAGGTggtgtgctctgctgctgccagaccCTCAGCCTCCTCCCTTGGcagcctgggagctgcagaATGCTGTCCCCTGTCCTTTCCACCTCTCCCCTGCCTGTAGGCCAGGATCTGTTTGTCATTCCCTGGTACTAGGGGGTCCATCCTGTGCTCCTGCTcttgggctgtgctgctgcctctttctATCCTGCACCTGCTCCGTGGCCTTGCTGAGCTCTTCCTTGAGGAAAGCCAGCTCCACCTTGCAAACAACTAGTTCCTCTTCTCGCATCTCCAGAGCTTGGGCACTGTCCTTGTATAGCTCTTGCCAGTATTGGGCTCGGCTGCTCAGCTCACATAGCCTCTCCTGGAGGGAATGGGCCTGTCGGTAGCACAGAAAGGCAGTGAGAGGGACACAGGCTGAGCACAGACTCCTGGTGCCCTGTGGGAAGGCTTGGGACATGTTTACCTCCTGCTTGCTCTGCTCTTGGGACCCCTGCAGCTTCTTCAGCTCccagtggagctgctgcttctgcttcacatAGGCTGCAATCTTATCCTCCTGCTTGGCTTTCTCTTGCTGGGCCTgggccagctctgcctgcagggtgGCTATGTCCCTCACCTGCGTGCAGAGTCGTGGGGCAGGGAGGGTGCTGGCCAGGCCATGGCATGCTGGGCTCCCTGGGGCCAGTGCTGCCCAGGGGCACAGCAGGCCCTGCATTGAGGTCTGCCATGTCCCTGCCCTGTTCCTGCCctcacctgctgcagcagctctgccatgtgCTTTCTGTTGGAGGCCActtcctgctgcagggcttggATGGTCTCCTTGGCcccactgagctgctgcaggttttGCTGCTCCCGGGCCTGGGTGGctcccagctcttcctgcagccGAGCCAGGCGGTGCTGCAGGCCTTggctctgctcctcctgtgTTCCCAGCTGAGACAAGGCAACACATCAGTGAGCGTTGCATTGCTGTGCTGGAGTGAGGTCTGTGccctctctcctgctgctggtccCAGCTCACAGCCCactcctgcagcacaggcttTGCTGCAGGGCTTTATTCACCCTCTTGAGGGTGCTTGTCCACTCCTttgcctgctgcagctcttgctagagcttttctttcccacccTGCTGACAGCGCAGCTCCCCTTGCAGCTCTTGTGGGGtggcagcctgctgctggcactgggcaGGCCCTGGGTTACCCACTGGGGCAGGGGAGACTGGGGCCAGGCTGACAGAGAGACCCTGCAGCAGGTCCTGCCTGCTACATACCTGCTCCCTCAGGGTTTGGAGCTGCTCCtggctcctctgcagctcctccGCAGCATGGGCTGCAGCGTGCATGTGTTGCAGCGCCTGCTCAAGGGTCACCTGATGCTTCCACTGCCactggctcagctctgccttgaGCTGCGCTGCCAGCTCCCTGTGGGCATGGGCACAGCCTGAGCTGCGGCAGTGCCCGGCCGGCCGCCCGCCCATCAAGGAGCGGGCGCAGGAAGAACCCCGCTGGGCTCTGGCTGTGCGGGGGCTCacctgctctgtgcctgctctgctctgctgctggctgcttcctcctgcagtgGTTGCAACGCAGCCGCCACCTCGCAGCCCCCATCGTGCTGTGGGTCCTCCCCCAGGAGCTGGCATGGCTGCTCCCCTGTGTGCTGCGGAGGGGTCCGCTGGCAGTGCCCAACCTGGCTGCTTGACACTGTGGCTGGCATTGCCTCCCCCCGTCCCAGGGCTGAGCCTGCACTGTGGTTCTGGAGCACTTGTGGTTCCTGTGCCCCCCTGGCTGCTTGCCCCCAGCCTCAGAGGCTGCCCATCCACCTTCCCAGGACTGCACAGGCAAACTTTGTCTGCCCCTTAACTCTGCAACTGGTGGTGCCCCAAAAGTACGGGGACTCTGTGGTGATTGCAGGGTCTTGTCATTCCCCATTGTTGCACCAGGATGGATGGAGTGCTACAGTGTGTGGACATGCAGTAACTGGCAGGAGGCATTGCCTACTGCCTCCTAGGGTCCTTTCCTGCCTCATCCTCCAGCCACACGTACACTGGCCTTTATGGGTGCCAGATGTCTCCTTGATGCTGTTCTCTGCCACCAGGGCATgccatgggctgcagctctggctggagCCACCAagagggtgctgggtgcaggtTCCAGCCCTCACATGTTCCAGCCTAAAGGCCCTGGATGCCCCCTGCTTGCCCACCCCACCTTCCTCTTGGCTCAGCCGCCCTCctcagctgtgtcctgtgcCAGTAGAAGCACTTCTCAGCTGCTCACTTCTGCCTGCAGTGCCTCATCTCTGCATCTACCATCACCCATGTGAGCAGCACCGCTGTGCCGGCTCCCACCTGGCCCCACGTGCCAGCACTGACCTGCTcgagcagcagcctgtgctcctCCAGCATGTTGTAGCTGGTGTCAGCATGGCCATGGGCAGCCACATCGAAGGTGATCTCTGTCTGCACTGCCTCATCCTTCTGTTCCTGGGGACAGGTGCATCATTGACCTGTGGGTGCCCAGCCCTGGGATGGTGCCCAGAGTGTCAGTGGGGCCCTTGGGGGCTGCAgccttccagctctgctcagctaGGTGGACTGGGCTACACCAGCCGTGCCTGCCCCCTGCGCTGCTCCATGCAGGGTGAGGTGCTAACTCCTCGTCCCACATGAGGCTGGCAGGACATCCCCTGCCCGTCCCTGGGCACTGGTCACCAGCAGTTCCCACAGGCAAGCTGCTGGGCAGGCGCGGTGCCTTGCCCGAGATGTGGGGGCACACGACCAAGGGTGGGGGACTCCTGAAGCCTGGCCTGTGGCACCCGGCAGCGGTACCTTGCCCATCACTGCCTGGTACTGCTGCATCAGAAAGACCAACTCCTGGTGCTTCTGCTCCACTGcgctctcctgctgctgcagctgcacgaGCCGCTTGTGGTTCATGCCCCTGCAGAAGTCCAGCTCTAGCTGCAGCGCCTGTATGGAGGCGAGCATCTGCACTGGCTCCAGCTCCGGTGTGTCCTGGCACGCCTGCGGCTGCCCTTGCCGTGGCTCTGGCACCGACACTTGCCTTTGGCCCTAGGACACAGAatgagcagcactgctctggctcactgctgcagccagacccttctccagctcctgccaggcacccaggctggatgaggctgctggcagcccagagagcagcagtggggtgTGTTGGTAACTGGTGGGTGCAGACACTCCCCGCAGACCATGTGTGTGTTCTAAAAGTCCCCGTGGGCTCATGAAGCCAACCCCTGACCCTGCTGGCACTGTAGTGatgccagcaggagctgtggctgctgtgggaaatggtggcAGTGGGACCAGTGCAGCCGCAGCAGGAGTGGACACCCCTGAGCCCTGGTGAGGAGCTGTCTGCTGGAACCAGTGAGGGCTGGCCAGGGCCTCCTGTACCACTGGCCACCAGCTGGGGATCCACGACCAGTGGCTGGGGTGGGAGTGGGGTCAGCACCACTCACCTGGGGCTGCCAGGTCTCTCTCTCCTGCTGAACCTGGTGGATGGAGCTGCTCAGGTCTGATGTTGCCCTCTCTGGTGCTGGCAGCCTTCCACAGGGACTCTCAGGCTGGCCCAGAGGTGTAGGAACCTCCTTGGATGTGCCACATTTTGGCCACTCTCTCACTGCTGGAAGGATACAACATGGTTTAGGCCTTTCCCGCTGCTCTGACAACCCTCGGTCCCAGGGAGATTCTGTGATGCGtcacccagcctggcctggggCAGCCCCACCACTCTGTGGCGTTGGCTCTGGAACTCCCCATCACcagagcagctggtgctggcGGGAGATGCCAAGTCTGGGGCTcctgcagtggcagagcagagctgtgcgGGGACCCAGCACCCCCCCCGCGGCAGCATGGCCCCACCGCTGCCTGTGTCCTCACCGCAGCCCTCCCGTGgcatgctgctgtgctctgtccCTGCCGTGCCAAgcactgccctgcctgcagcccgAGCCCCGGCTGTGTTCCGGGGACAATGCTCAGAACCAGAACCCGGTGACCTCATGCACTGGGGAACTCCTCCTGGTGAGGGTGTCTCCATGAGTCCCGTCCTGCCCCGTGGCGCACTGGTGTGTGGTGAGCCTTGTGCAACCTTGGCTGTGGCTGGGCCTCACCGGGCTCACACTGCCCTTGCACACCCCTCTCTGTGCTACATGCCCCTGCGCTGTCCTGTGCGTGCTCTGGCCCAGGGCTGGCCCCAGGGCACGCTGCACCCAGCTCTCAAGGGAGCTATTGACCACATCGACCGAGGCCGCTGCCCCGTGTTTCTCCCTGtccaaaaaggtaaaaataacagaaacaagTTGTCGGAAATGAAATTTCAATTTCTCCACGCCCTTCCCTGTCCAGGCGGCTTCCTAGCATGATCAATAGTGTTTAGACAGAcaggaagaggtttttttcctctcttaaagCACCAGATCAATAGCGgagacaaaacccaaacccaaaacaaactcTCTGCCTTGTCTGTTATGGTAAACATGAACGAATTGGGCCCAGTGATGGCAGTGGCCTGGGTGTGGTGGCTGCGCAGCGTGGCCTCTCTCCTCTCAGCCTCTGCGTGGACCCTGAGTGTGCCCCAGAAGCTTCCTGGGGCAACTGCAGCACCCGTGGGCTTGGAGGAGCTCTGAGGATGGGGGTGAGCCTGGCTGCCAGCCTGGCTGCGGCTGGGAGGTCCAcagaaacccaaacccacaggCACACGTGTGACACTGACCTGCTGGGAAGAGGGTGAGTGCTTTTTGCAAAGGGAAATCCTGCCAAGCAACCCTGCAGGAAACTGCACCCAGGGCTTCTAGGAGAATGGTGCACAGGATGGGCTGATGCTGGCAGGAGGAATCTGTGCCTGTCTTGGCAAGCAGTGACCTCCAGCCAGTTCCTGGGGTACAGGAGACCTGCTCCATCCCGAGGAACACCCTGTAGTGGGTGGGAGCCAGGGTGCAATTCACTGAGCTGCCAAAGGACCATGTGTGATGGCGGCCAGACAGGGAAGAGGCAGTGCTAGTTCAGTGTAGATGTGTGCAGCATCGCAGATGTGTGAAGTCCAGTCCACAGAGGCACCATGGGTGGGATTGCTGGCTGGTGCGGTGGGGtgtgtggtgctgagctggGGGAGCCTTGCACCCCGGCCAGTGCGCTCGCAACTCATCAGCTCTGGGCACAGTATTGCTGCTCTGCCCGTGCTGCCGGGGCTGCATGACACCCGGGTGGCAGCGCTGATGTCACCAGATGCCAGCACTGCCTCAAGCGCGGCTGCACTGGGGTGCCCGGAGCACACACCGGTTGCTGGCCACGCCCGTGCCCTGGGGCTCCTGGTGCTGTTGCCCATCCCTGGTGCTCGTGCAGTTTCACAGGTAAGTGTTCTAACGGGAATCTCCAAGGCCAAGCTGGGCCCAGGAGGGGAATGCAGATGTACAGTCATAGGAACGATCGGTTGCCATGACGACCCGCTGCACCGGTGGGTTGCAGCCACAGGCAGCGGGACAGGCACAGCACCAACAGCCCCGCGAGCAGGGCCACTTAATCCCCGCCATGC
It contains:
- the DHX38 gene encoding pre-mRNA-splicing factor ATP-dependent RNA helicase PRP16 isoform X1 encodes the protein MAMAEASEESLHRLAGSSPGGEAGGLVLRQRSAAAEQHVFKAPAPRASLLGLDVLAAQKRRERGEEAASGKRPRASSYRECEESRGGAGSAGEDGDESARSSRGAHRDRHYRSIHVESPSYTGGVNEEFWERSRQRERERREHGVFASSKEEKERKKERSRDRDHDRKRDREERDRSRHSSRSERDGSSERSSRRSEPESPRHRPKDAATPSRSGWEEDDSGSSSARRSQWESPSPTPSSRDSERSHRPSSQRDMDRRDRDRSVRSRYSEKTPLPTPSYKYNEWADDRRHLGATPRLSRGRGRRTDGEEGIAFESEEERQQWEDDQRQADRDWYMMDEGYDEFHNPLAYSSEEYVKKREQHLHKQRQKRISAQRRQINEDNERWETNRMLTSGVVQRIEVDDDFEEDNSAKVHLLVHNLVPPFLDGRIVFTKQPEPVIPVKDATSDLAIIARKGSQLVRKHREQKERKRAQHKHWELAGTKLGDIMGIKKEDEKDEMVTEDGKVDYKTEQKFAEHMKEKTQASSEFAKKKSILEQRQYLPIFAVQQELLSILRDNSIVIVVGETGSGKTTQLTQYLHEDGYTDYGMIGCTQPRRVAAMSVAKRVSEEMGVRLGEEVGYAIRFEDCTSENTVIKYMTDGILLRESLREADLDNYSAIIMDEAHERSLNTDVLFGLLREVVARRSDLKLVVTSATMDADKFASFFGNVPIFHIPGRTFPVDILFSKTPQEDYVEAAVKQALQVHLSGAPGDILVFMPGQEDIEVTSEQIVEHLEELEKAPALAVLPIYSQLPSDLQAKIFQKAPDGVRKCIVATNIAETSLTVDGIMFVIDSGYCKLKVFNPRIGMDALQIYPISQANANQRAGRAGRTGPGHCFRLYTQSAYKNELLTTTVPEIQRTNLANVVLLLKSLGVQDLLQFHFMDPPPEDNMLNSMYQLWILGALDNTGGLTSTGRLMVEFPLDPALSKMLIVSCDMGCSSEILLIVSMLSVPAIFYRPKGREEESDQVREKFAVPESDHLTYLNVYLQWKNNSYSTLWCNQHFIHAKAMRKVREVRAQLKDIMVQQRMSLASCGTDWDVVRKCICAAYFHQAAKLKGIGEYVNIRTGMPCHLHPTSSLFGMGYTPDYIVYHELVMTTKEYMQCVTAVDGEWLAELGPMFYSIKHAGKSRQENRRRAKEEVSAMEEEMALAEEQLRARREEQERRNPLGSARSTKIYTPGRKEQGEPLTPRRTPARFGL
- the DHX38 gene encoding pre-mRNA-splicing factor ATP-dependent RNA helicase PRP16 isoform X2, producing the protein MAMAEASEESLHRLAGSSPGGEAGGLVLRQRSAAAEQHVFKAPAPRASLLGLDVLAAQKRRERGEEAASGKRPRASSYRECEESRGGAGSAGEDGDESARSSRGAHRHYRSIHVESPSYTGGVNEEFWERSRQRERERREHGVFASSKEEKERKKERSRDRDHDRKRDREERDRSRHSSRSERDGSSERSSRRSEPESPRHRPKDAATPSRSGWEEDDSGSSSARRSQWESPSPTPSSRDSERSHRPSSQRDMDRRDRDRSVRSRYSEKTPLPTPSYKYNEWADDRRHLGATPRLSRGRGRRTDGEEGIAFESEEERQQWEDDQRQADRDWYMMDEGYDEFHNPLAYSSEEYVKKREQHLHKQRQKRISAQRRQINEDNERWETNRMLTSGVVQRIEVDDDFEEDNSAKVHLLVHNLVPPFLDGRIVFTKQPEPVIPVKDATSDLAIIARKGSQLVRKHREQKERKRAQHKHWELAGTKLGDIMGIKKEDEKDEMVTEDGKVDYKTEQKFAEHMKEKTQASSEFAKKKSILEQRQYLPIFAVQQELLSILRDNSIVIVVGETGSGKTTQLTQYLHEDGYTDYGMIGCTQPRRVAAMSVAKRVSEEMGVRLGEEVGYAIRFEDCTSENTVIKYMTDGILLRESLREADLDNYSAIIMDEAHERSLNTDVLFGLLREVVARRSDLKLVVTSATMDADKFASFFGNVPIFHIPGRTFPVDILFSKTPQEDYVEAAVKQALQVHLSGAPGDILVFMPGQEDIEVTSEQIVEHLEELEKAPALAVLPIYSQLPSDLQAKIFQKAPDGVRKCIVATNIAETSLTVDGIMFVIDSGYCKLKVFNPRIGMDALQIYPISQANANQRAGRAGRTGPGHCFRLYTQSAYKNELLTTTVPEIQRTNLANVVLLLKSLGVQDLLQFHFMDPPPEDNMLNSMYQLWILGALDNTGGLTSTGRLMVEFPLDPALSKMLIVSCDMGCSSEILLIVSMLSVPAIFYRPKGREEESDQVREKFAVPESDHLTYLNVYLQWKNNSYSTLWCNQHFIHAKAMRKVREVRAQLKDIMVQQRMSLASCGTDWDVVRKCICAAYFHQAAKLKGIGEYVNIRTGMPCHLHPTSSLFGMGYTPDYIVYHELVMTTKEYMQCVTAVDGEWLAELGPMFYSIKHAGKSRQENRRRAKEEVSAMEEEMALAEEQLRARREEQERRNPLGSARSTKIYTPGRKEQGEPLTPRRTPARFGL